A single genomic interval of Hafnia alvei harbors:
- a CDS encoding MFS transporter — MTALDISNTSENEKRIAAVYNKITRRLIPFLILCYFFAYLDRVNVGFAKLHMQDALNFSDTVYGVGAGIFFIGYFLFELPSNLLMQRFGPRFWIARIMISWAILSALMIFVKTPTQFYVLRFLLGVAEAGFFPGIVFYLTLWFPSWRSARTLGLFILVTPLSTIIGSPLSGFILKAFEGVEGLHNWQWLFVVEAIPSFLLAFVVLRYLDNDVKSASWLSDDEKQVVSDDLETDRQRNLKANAGKPPQSLKMMFRNGYVWLLALIFFSFNIGYYGINFWLPSIIKSSGVSDDFHIGLLAALPYVFGAIFMVWNSRHSDLHCERRWHIAIPAVLGAVGLTLSAYCSGSTVWMMAWICLAMSGTLALIPTYISLPGTLLSGTAAAAGIALVNSVGNLAGFFGPTVLGWLKDNTGSTNVGLYILAAFLLLCAPLMFLLPAKLVNPRRDAGRS, encoded by the coding sequence ATGACAGCTTTGGACATCAGTAATACCTCTGAAAATGAAAAAAGGATCGCCGCGGTATATAACAAAATAACCCGCCGCCTCATCCCCTTTTTAATCCTGTGCTACTTCTTCGCTTATTTAGATCGCGTGAACGTCGGCTTTGCCAAACTGCATATGCAGGACGCACTCAACTTCAGCGATACCGTGTACGGCGTTGGCGCGGGGATCTTCTTTATCGGCTACTTTCTGTTTGAGCTACCGAGCAATCTGCTGATGCAGCGTTTTGGCCCGCGTTTTTGGATCGCGCGGATCATGATCAGTTGGGCCATTCTCTCTGCATTGATGATCTTCGTAAAAACCCCCACTCAGTTCTACGTGCTTCGCTTTTTGCTCGGCGTGGCAGAAGCAGGATTCTTCCCCGGCATCGTGTTTTATCTCACGCTATGGTTTCCGTCATGGCGCTCAGCTCGCACGCTGGGGCTGTTTATTCTCGTCACACCGCTATCCACCATCATCGGTAGCCCGCTGTCTGGTTTTATTCTAAAAGCGTTTGAAGGCGTTGAAGGCCTGCATAACTGGCAATGGCTGTTTGTGGTCGAAGCAATCCCCTCATTTTTGCTGGCCTTCGTGGTATTACGCTATCTCGACAACGACGTGAAATCGGCCAGTTGGCTTAGCGATGACGAAAAACAGGTCGTCAGCGACGATCTTGAAACCGACCGTCAACGCAATCTGAAAGCGAACGCCGGCAAGCCACCACAAAGCCTGAAAATGATGTTTCGTAATGGCTATGTCTGGCTACTGGCGCTGATTTTTTTCAGCTTCAATATTGGCTACTACGGCATCAATTTCTGGCTCCCTTCGATCATTAAAAGCTCCGGTGTGAGTGACGATTTCCATATCGGCTTACTCGCCGCGCTACCTTATGTTTTCGGTGCCATTTTCATGGTGTGGAACAGCCGTCACTCCGATCTGCACTGCGAGCGGCGCTGGCATATTGCCATTCCTGCGGTACTGGGCGCAGTGGGGCTTACGCTCAGCGCATATTGCAGCGGCTCAACCGTATGGATGATGGCGTGGATATGTCTGGCGATGTCCGGCACGTTAGCGCTGATCCCAACCTATATCAGCCTTCCCGGTACGTTGCTGTCTGGCACCGCTGCCGCTGCGGGCATCGCATTAGTTAACTCGGTGGGTAATCTGGCCGGATTCTTTGGCCCAACGGTTCTTGGTTGGCTTAAAGACAACACCGGCAGCACCAACGTTGGGCTGTATATCCTCGCCGCATTTCTATTGCTGTGCGCCCCCCTAATGTTTTTGTTACCAGCCAAGCTGGTTAATCCTCGCCGTGATGCAGGCAGATCCTGA
- a CDS encoding 2-dehydro-3-deoxygalactonokinase — protein MNNHWIAIDWGTSNFRAFLMNNNQCIDSVSAHCGLLSIPNRQFDATLLSLIAPWLAQRPKLPLLMAGMVGSQQGWQEVPYVELPASGQRFAQQTAQVVTSWGSPCRIVAGACGFNAFGLPDVMRGEEIQLIGLAAQYPQEHHLVILPGTHSKHATLERDHILHFNTFMTGEIYAVMLNHSLLGKDVPESGADNSAFTLGVKNAQTAPYLSNALFSARTLKLGGAISAAQVASYLSGLLIGSELAALPETQAWIVGSPALSERYTRAANLMGITLTSVDGDSCFIHGMNKIYQSLDGAFA, from the coding sequence ATGAATAACCACTGGATTGCTATCGATTGGGGAACCTCGAATTTTCGTGCGTTCCTGATGAACAATAACCAATGCATTGATTCCGTCAGCGCGCACTGCGGGCTACTTAGCATACCCAATAGGCAATTTGACGCGACGCTTTTATCTCTGATTGCACCGTGGTTGGCGCAACGCCCTAAACTTCCGTTGTTGATGGCTGGGATGGTTGGTTCACAGCAGGGCTGGCAAGAAGTGCCCTATGTTGAATTGCCCGCCAGCGGCCAACGCTTTGCTCAGCAAACCGCGCAGGTTGTTACCTCATGGGGAAGCCCCTGTCGAATTGTCGCCGGAGCCTGTGGTTTCAACGCCTTCGGTTTACCGGATGTCATGCGTGGTGAAGAAATTCAGCTGATTGGATTGGCAGCGCAATACCCGCAGGAACACCATCTGGTTATTCTGCCGGGCACGCACAGCAAGCATGCCACGCTTGAGCGCGACCATATTCTGCACTTCAACACCTTTATGACCGGCGAAATCTACGCCGTCATGCTGAATCATTCACTACTAGGCAAGGATGTACCTGAATCTGGTGCAGATAACTCCGCCTTTACCCTTGGAGTGAAGAATGCACAAACCGCCCCTTATCTCAGCAACGCCCTCTTCTCTGCACGCACGTTAAAACTCGGCGGTGCAATCAGCGCGGCTCAGGTTGCTAGCTATCTATCAGGATTGCTCATTGGCTCTGAGCTGGCAGCGCTGCCTGAAACCCAAGCATGGATCGTCGGTTCACCCGCACTTTCTGAGCGCTATACGCGCGCAGCCAACCTGATGGGTATCACGTTGACCTCTGTCGATGGTGATAGCTGCTTTATCCACGGCATGAACAAAATCTATCAATCCTTAGACGGAGCATTTGCATGA
- a CDS encoding 6-phospho-beta-glucosidase, producing MKQQRLPDDFLWGGAVAAHQVEGGWDQGGKGPSIVDVLSSGSHGVDRVITDGIQDGYLYANHDAVDFYHRYKGDIALFAEMGFKCFRTSIAWSRIFPNGDEVEPNEAGLQFYDDMFDELLKYGIEPVITLSHFEMPWHLVKEYGGWKNRKVVDFFVHFSEVVIKRYQHKVKYWMTFNEINNQRNWKTPLFGYCCSGVIYTNEPNPEECMYQVLHHQFVASAQVVKLGHDINPALQIGCMIAMVPLYPYSCHPDDVMYAQEAMRERFLFGDVHMRGYYPSYILKEWERKGYHIEMQPNDKQILLDGCADYIGLSYYMSNAVQANSAGTGTALAGFEGSVPNPHVKASEWGWQIDPVGLRYTLNILYERYQKPLFIVENGFGAVDKAGADGQIHDDYRIAYLKSHIEQMKKAVIDDGVELMGYTPWGCIDCVSFTTGQYSKRYGFIYVDKHDDGTGTQERAKKQSFDWYKQVIKSNGETL from the coding sequence ATGAAACAACAACGGTTACCGGATGATTTTCTGTGGGGCGGCGCGGTCGCGGCTCATCAGGTTGAAGGCGGCTGGGATCAGGGCGGCAAAGGGCCAAGCATCGTTGATGTCTTATCCAGCGGATCGCATGGCGTCGATCGCGTGATCACCGATGGCATCCAAGACGGTTACCTTTATGCCAACCACGACGCGGTTGATTTTTATCATCGCTACAAAGGTGATATCGCGCTGTTTGCTGAGATGGGCTTTAAATGTTTTCGTACCTCAATTGCGTGGTCGCGAATCTTCCCCAACGGGGATGAAGTAGAACCGAATGAAGCGGGGCTACAGTTTTACGATGACATGTTCGATGAGCTGTTGAAATATGGTATTGAGCCAGTAATTACGCTGTCGCATTTCGAAATGCCGTGGCATTTAGTTAAAGAGTACGGCGGTTGGAAAAATCGCAAAGTCGTTGATTTCTTTGTCCACTTTAGCGAAGTAGTGATCAAGCGTTACCAGCATAAAGTGAAATACTGGATGACGTTCAACGAGATCAATAACCAGCGTAACTGGAAAACACCGCTGTTTGGTTATTGCTGCTCTGGTGTGATTTACACCAATGAGCCTAACCCCGAAGAGTGCATGTATCAGGTACTACATCACCAGTTCGTTGCCAGCGCACAGGTGGTGAAGTTAGGGCATGATATTAATCCTGCGCTACAAATCGGCTGTATGATTGCCATGGTGCCGCTCTATCCGTACTCGTGCCATCCTGATGATGTGATGTATGCGCAGGAAGCGATGCGTGAGCGTTTCCTGTTTGGCGATGTGCATATGCGTGGCTATTACCCTTCGTACATTCTTAAAGAGTGGGAACGCAAAGGGTATCACATTGAAATGCAACCGAATGACAAACAGATTCTGTTAGATGGATGCGCGGATTACATCGGCCTGAGTTACTACATGAGCAATGCGGTGCAGGCAAACTCGGCGGGAACAGGAACGGCGCTGGCGGGTTTTGAGGGCTCGGTGCCGAATCCGCATGTGAAAGCGTCAGAGTGGGGATGGCAGATCGATCCTGTTGGCCTGCGTTACACGCTGAACATTTTGTATGAGCGCTACCAGAAACCGCTGTTTATCGTTGAGAACGGGTTTGGTGCGGTAGACAAAGCTGGTGCCGATGGGCAAATTCACGATGATTATCGTATCGCGTATTTAAAATCCCACATCGAACAGATGAAAAAAGCGGTAATCGACGACGGCGTTGAGCTGATGGGATATACCCCATGGGGTTGCATCGATTGTGTTTCTTTCACGACCGGCCAATACAGTAAGCGCTATGGCTTTATCTACGTTGATAAACATGATGACGGCACCGGCACACAAGAGCGTGCTAAAAAGCAAAGTTTCGATTGGTATAAGCAAGTGATTAAGAGCAATGGTGAGACGCTGTAG
- a CDS encoding SDR family NAD(P)-dependent oxidoreductase, producing the protein MSTPAQQPRVVIVTGASQGIGHAIAQSFLKNGDIVIGCAFSSLEKAPHAKALLEHYPEHFCYYSVDITRTESISEFVAAVELRFGRLDVLVSNAGKNVFKGIDCELEDWHHNLDLNLRSHWYMAKCCRGMLEKSRGVILVMTSNHAFSTMPGCAPYNITKRALLSLVQSLTIEWGPAIRSVGIAPGFIDTAGNQVWFDSHGDGEKARQETIAKHPVGRIGTSEEVGELCLFLSSPAAGFIAGTTIVMDGGRSALMQD; encoded by the coding sequence ATGTCTACACCAGCCCAGCAGCCGCGCGTTGTCATCGTGACCGGAGCCAGCCAAGGCATCGGCCACGCCATCGCGCAATCATTCTTAAAAAACGGCGATATCGTCATTGGCTGTGCTTTTTCTTCATTGGAAAAAGCCCCTCATGCCAAAGCGCTCTTAGAGCACTATCCCGAGCATTTTTGTTACTACTCGGTTGATATCACCCGCACCGAAAGTATCAGCGAATTTGTTGCCGCCGTTGAGCTTCGTTTTGGTCGTCTTGACGTACTGGTTTCCAACGCGGGTAAAAACGTCTTCAAAGGCATTGATTGTGAACTGGAAGATTGGCACCACAATCTCGATCTTAACCTACGTTCACACTGGTATATGGCGAAGTGCTGCCGTGGGATGTTAGAGAAATCACGGGGCGTTATTCTGGTGATGACCTCGAACCATGCCTTTTCAACCATGCCGGGCTGTGCGCCTTACAACATCACTAAGCGCGCGTTACTCTCGCTGGTACAAAGCCTCACCATTGAATGGGGCCCGGCCATTCGCAGCGTAGGGATCGCGCCAGGCTTTATTGATACTGCGGGAAATCAGGTTTGGTTTGACTCACACGGCGACGGAGAAAAAGCGCGGCAGGAAACGATCGCCAAACATCCTGTTGGCCGTATTGGAACGTCTGAAGAAGTGGGCGAACTATGCCTGTTCTTATCCAGCCCCGCCGCTGGGTTTATCGCAGGCACCACCATTGTGATGGACGGCGGTCGGAGTGCTCTGATGCAGGACTAA
- the ilvD gene encoding dihydroxy-acid dehydratase yields MSGCKNCGTCGDGHFNPVLSGDDGALKRALYKSMGHTDEQLRRPVIAVVNSYTNATAGHANLNDLTAEVLKGIDEAGGVGMVFGTIAPCDGIAEGHLGMRYILAAREVITSSIEVMMRAHRFDGMVLLGSCDKIVPAMLMAAARLDIPAILVNGGPMYPAEYHGKHWDGNIVTEAIGWKKRGEIDAAEFRHIEDIAEPGPGSCTMYGTANTMCSISEVLGMSLPGSAMLPAISQARRECAFRTGQTAVDLVKRGVNARQIITPQSIRNAMIYLLATGGSTNAILHLQAIHYEGEYGHLPLSDFDKLSHQVPLVASLYPASEYDMIDFWEAGGVAAVEKEIASLMDLNALTVNGQTKGEWLAQVSASHRPEVIHTLAIPVRNEAGVAVLHGNLSPLGCVVKPAAVPEHLMTFTGPAVVFNSEQESVDAILSGEIASGSVLVLRYEGPKGGPGMPEMYKPMKYLEGIGLSDSCALITDGRFSGSNRGLFVGHISPEASDGGDLALVENGDSITIDIPTRELTLNVDQATLAKRRQHWIPIEKQVPRGFLRLYRRWALPAAQGAVLADRDEE; encoded by the coding sequence ATGAGTGGATGTAAAAACTGTGGCACCTGTGGTGATGGTCATTTTAACCCAGTACTAAGCGGTGATGACGGTGCGCTTAAGCGCGCGCTGTACAAATCAATGGGGCATACGGATGAGCAGTTACGGCGTCCGGTGATTGCGGTCGTGAACAGCTATACCAACGCCACGGCTGGTCATGCGAATCTCAATGATCTTACCGCCGAAGTGCTAAAGGGGATTGATGAAGCCGGCGGCGTTGGCATGGTCTTTGGCACCATCGCGCCCTGCGACGGTATCGCCGAAGGTCATTTGGGCATGCGTTATATTCTTGCGGCCCGCGAAGTCATTACCAGCTCAATCGAAGTGATGATGCGCGCCCACCGTTTTGACGGCATGGTGCTGCTCGGTTCCTGTGACAAAATTGTCCCCGCGATGCTCATGGCAGCAGCGCGCCTAGATATTCCGGCTATTTTGGTTAACGGCGGTCCAATGTATCCAGCGGAATATCACGGCAAGCATTGGGACGGCAATATCGTTACCGAGGCCATTGGCTGGAAAAAACGTGGCGAAATTGACGCAGCCGAATTCCGACATATCGAAGACATCGCTGAACCCGGTCCGGGCTCCTGCACCATGTATGGCACCGCCAATACCATGTGCAGTATCTCAGAGGTTTTGGGAATGAGTTTGCCGGGCAGCGCCATGCTTCCTGCCATATCTCAAGCGCGCCGCGAATGCGCTTTCCGCACGGGGCAAACCGCCGTTGACTTAGTCAAGCGCGGTGTCAATGCACGGCAAATTATCACGCCGCAGTCAATCCGCAACGCCATGATTTATCTGCTGGCAACCGGCGGTTCAACCAACGCGATCCTGCATTTGCAGGCCATCCACTACGAGGGGGAATACGGCCATCTCCCCCTCTCCGACTTCGATAAGTTAAGCCATCAGGTTCCTCTCGTCGCGTCGCTCTACCCAGCATCAGAATACGACATGATCGATTTCTGGGAGGCGGGCGGCGTCGCTGCGGTTGAAAAAGAGATCGCGTCGCTGATGGATCTCAACGCGCTCACCGTAAATGGACAAACCAAAGGCGAATGGCTGGCTCAGGTTTCCGCCAGTCATCGCCCCGAAGTCATTCACACATTGGCCATTCCGGTACGTAATGAGGCTGGCGTGGCAGTCTTGCATGGCAACTTATCGCCGCTCGGCTGCGTCGTCAAACCAGCCGCCGTGCCTGAACACCTGATGACCTTCACCGGCCCTGCGGTGGTGTTCAACAGCGAACAGGAATCGGTTGATGCCATTCTTTCCGGCGAGATCGCTTCTGGCAGCGTGCTAGTTCTGCGCTATGAAGGGCCTAAAGGCGGGCCAGGTATGCCAGAAATGTATAAGCCTATGAAATATCTAGAGGGCATAGGGCTTTCTGACAGCTGCGCGCTGATCACCGATGGCCGATTCTCAGGTTCCAACCGTGGGCTGTTTGTCGGCCACATTTCACCTGAGGCCAGTGACGGTGGCGATCTGGCGCTGGTGGAGAATGGTGACAGCATCACCATCGATATTCCGACCCGCGAGCTCACGTTGAACGTTGACCAAGCCACGTTGGCAAAACGCCGTCAACATTGGATACCGATTGAAAAACAGGTACCACGCGGATTCCTGCGTTTATACCGCCGCTGGGCGCTACCTGCGGCACAAGGTGCCGTGCTTGCAGACCGAGATGAGGAGTAA
- a CDS encoding sugar porter family MFS transporter: MTTHSIPQSVPHTNRQTLLICFLAALAGLLFGLDMGVIAGALPFLAKEFALSSHQQEMVVSIMMLGAALGALCSGPLCSRIGRKKTLLIGSVLFVVGSIGCALAGDLQTLIISRFLLGAAVGVASFVAPLYLSEIAPEHIRGSMISLYQLMITIGILAAFLSDTALSASGNWRWMLGVITIPALILFLGVLTLPESPRWLMMKDKHALAEKVLLLLRSTRTEAHTELEAIRQSVQVKQRGWQLFRANSHFRRSTYLGILLQFMQQFTGMTVIMYYAPKIFAIAGFASTEQQMWGTVIAGLTNVLATFIAIGLVDRWGRKPILKLGFSVMAICMASMGYMFFVGITSATEQYTAVTLLLIFIVGFAMSAGPLIWVLCSEIQPLAGRDFGVTCSTMANWIANMIIGATFLTLIDTIGSAGTFWLYAGLNVVCIVLTLLFVPETKNISLENIEKKLMSGSPLRSIGSAL; encoded by the coding sequence ATGACTACGCATTCAATTCCGCAGTCTGTACCCCACACCAATCGGCAAACATTGCTGATCTGTTTTTTAGCCGCATTGGCTGGCCTGCTCTTTGGCCTCGATATGGGCGTGATTGCCGGAGCGCTCCCGTTCTTAGCCAAAGAATTCGCCCTTAGCAGCCACCAGCAGGAGATGGTTGTCAGCATCATGATGTTAGGCGCGGCACTCGGCGCACTATGCAGTGGCCCGCTGTGTAGCCGAATTGGACGTAAAAAAACGCTGCTCATCGGCTCTGTTTTATTTGTCGTCGGTTCGATTGGCTGTGCGCTGGCGGGGGATTTGCAGACGCTGATTATTTCGCGCTTTTTACTCGGCGCGGCGGTTGGCGTGGCCTCATTTGTGGCCCCGCTCTATCTCTCTGAAATTGCGCCAGAACACATCCGCGGCAGCATGATCTCCCTGTATCAGCTGATGATCACTATTGGGATTTTGGCCGCTTTTTTATCCGATACGGCGCTCAGCGCCAGCGGCAACTGGCGTTGGATGCTTGGGGTTATCACCATCCCCGCACTGATCCTGTTTCTCGGCGTACTGACGCTGCCGGAAAGTCCTCGCTGGCTGATGATGAAAGACAAACATGCGCTAGCTGAAAAAGTTCTGTTATTGCTTCGCTCCACCCGCACGGAAGCCCATACCGAACTCGAAGCTATTCGCCAAAGCGTGCAGGTAAAGCAGCGCGGTTGGCAGCTATTTCGCGCCAATAGCCATTTCCGCCGCTCCACCTACCTTGGCATTTTGTTGCAGTTTATGCAGCAGTTCACCGGCATGACCGTGATCATGTATTACGCACCGAAGATCTTTGCCATTGCTGGATTTGCCTCTACCGAGCAGCAAATGTGGGGAACTGTTATTGCCGGACTCACCAACGTACTCGCCACCTTTATTGCGATTGGCTTGGTGGATCGCTGGGGACGTAAACCGATCCTCAAACTCGGCTTTAGCGTGATGGCGATCTGCATGGCATCTATGGGCTATATGTTCTTTGTCGGCATCACCAGCGCCACAGAGCAATATACCGCCGTGACGCTATTACTGATCTTTATCGTCGGCTTCGCCATGAGCGCAGGCCCGCTTATCTGGGTACTCTGCTCCGAGATCCAACCGCTGGCAGGCCGTGATTTTGGTGTCACCTGCTCCACCATGGCCAACTGGATCGCCAATATGATCATTGGCGCCACTTTCCTCACCCTCATCGACACCATCGGTAGCGCGGGCACGTTTTGGCTCTATGCCGGACTCAACGTGGTCTGCATCGTACTTACCCTGCTCTTTGTCCCTGAAACTAAAAATATCTCGTTGGAAAACATCGAGAAAAAACTGATGTCTGGCTCACCGCTGAGAAGCATCGGCAGCGCGCTCTAA
- a CDS encoding 2-dehydro-3-deoxy-6-phosphogalactonate aldolase: MNYLSFASRWQQCSLPLIAILRGVTPKEAQGVAETLLECGFTYLEVPLNSPQPFESIEIMAKTVGSRGFVGAGTVLTEHQVHQVADAGGQLIISPNMDPSVIRATCELGLTSLPGIATPSEAFTALRAGASALKLFPAELITPAIVKAMRAVLPAEAVCLPVGGINPDAEQMRSYRQSGARGFGLGGGLYQPGISLTTLRERALAYHGAWHQADKK; this comes from the coding sequence ATGAACTATCTCAGCTTTGCATCTCGCTGGCAGCAGTGTTCATTGCCGCTAATCGCTATTCTGCGTGGGGTTACGCCCAAAGAAGCACAGGGCGTGGCGGAAACGCTGCTTGAATGCGGTTTTACCTATTTGGAAGTGCCGCTTAATAGCCCTCAGCCATTCGAGTCTATTGAGATTATGGCGAAGACCGTCGGTAGCCGTGGGTTCGTTGGTGCAGGAACGGTGCTAACCGAGCATCAGGTTCATCAGGTCGCTGACGCCGGTGGGCAGCTAATTATTTCACCGAACATGGATCCTTCGGTCATCCGCGCCACCTGTGAGTTAGGGCTTACCAGTCTGCCCGGCATTGCAACGCCGAGTGAAGCGTTTACTGCGCTGCGTGCCGGTGCCAGTGCGCTGAAACTCTTCCCCGCGGAATTGATAACGCCAGCCATCGTCAAAGCGATGCGAGCCGTTTTACCCGCAGAAGCCGTTTGTCTTCCTGTGGGCGGCATTAATCCTGACGCCGAGCAAATGCGTAGCTACAGGCAGTCTGGCGCGCGTGGTTTTGGCTTAGGTGGCGGCTTATATCAGCCAGGCATTTCGCTAACCACGCTACGTGAACGAGCGCTGGCCTATCACGGCGCTTGGCATCAGGCAGATAAAAAATGA
- a CDS encoding FadR/GntR family transcriptional regulator produces the protein MSKPTSSVSESITRDLAIRIIRGELAEGMAIPGEHELAQQYDASRTSVRNALQVLGAKGMLLIQAKRRSTVTPREQWSFLDAEVLSWLEDVGIESELVEQLMLTRLIFEPDVAAMAALNANGHDLAAIEDAWSTMQAGQKNNSAEQFERGDLAFHTAVLRACHNPFLASVGNALSAAMLLSFKQTLEDDLQLTQDAVQQHRDLFEAIRLKQANTARECMRHILLSAAHKHIWREIPEKYQHFF, from the coding sequence ATGAGCAAACCAACGTCCTCTGTTTCTGAATCAATCACTCGTGATCTGGCTATTCGCATCATTCGTGGCGAACTGGCTGAAGGCATGGCGATCCCAGGTGAACATGAGCTGGCACAGCAATACGACGCATCGAGAACCTCGGTAAGAAATGCGCTTCAGGTATTGGGGGCCAAAGGAATGCTGCTGATTCAGGCCAAACGCCGTAGCACGGTCACACCACGTGAGCAGTGGAGCTTTCTGGATGCCGAAGTGCTCTCATGGCTAGAAGACGTTGGCATTGAATCCGAACTGGTTGAACAACTGATGCTCACGCGTCTCATTTTCGAACCCGACGTTGCAGCAATGGCGGCGCTGAATGCCAACGGACATGATTTAGCCGCCATCGAAGATGCTTGGAGCACCATGCAGGCGGGGCAAAAAAATAACTCCGCAGAACAGTTTGAACGCGGCGATTTGGCCTTCCATACTGCGGTGCTGCGCGCCTGCCATAACCCTTTTCTCGCCTCCGTGGGCAACGCTCTTTCTGCCGCCATGTTGCTGTCATTCAAGCAGACGCTGGAAGACGATCTTCAGTTAACCCAAGATGCCGTCCAACAACATCGCGATTTGTTTGAAGCAATCCGCTTAAAACAGGCCAATACAGCCCGTGAATGTATGCGTCACATCCTATTGAGCGCAGCCCATAAGCATATTTGGCGTGAAATCCCAGAAAAATATCAGCACTTTTTCTAA
- a CDS encoding dihydrodipicolinate synthase family protein encodes MYQPTDIYGVNPIAAMPFTPQGEPDYSSFSRMLEHLAATGIQGLTLFGIASEFPKLDDNERLLLSNQFLSDLRGSGIFRAISVTDHSTEVAVKRARDYQKRGADALMLLPPFFLQPSPEAISHHIFSVLEAVNIPVMVQYAPGETGLAITPEQLADVATRYPHAVFKIECNPPVDYTREFLQQAPQACVLNGYAGLYMLQMLEAGGKGVMPGCSFSEIYVQIYQRWQQGEKAAAQELHQQLLPWIQRWMTHCEYIIQVEKTILQRRGIIASDYCRHPGWSLTEQDRLMIDSFISTFAL; translated from the coding sequence ATGTATCAACCAACTGATATCTATGGCGTCAATCCAATTGCAGCCATGCCTTTCACGCCACAGGGCGAGCCTGATTACTCAAGCTTTAGCCGCATGTTAGAACATCTGGCAGCAACGGGAATTCAAGGATTAACCCTATTTGGCATCGCCAGTGAGTTTCCTAAACTGGATGACAACGAGCGCTTGCTGCTTTCCAATCAGTTTTTATCTGACCTTCGTGGCAGCGGCATTTTTCGCGCTATTTCGGTCACCGACCACAGCACTGAGGTTGCCGTAAAGCGAGCTCGCGACTATCAAAAGCGGGGGGCAGACGCCTTAATGTTGTTGCCGCCATTCTTTCTACAACCGAGCCCTGAAGCGATTTCACATCATATTTTCTCAGTGCTAGAAGCGGTCAACATTCCGGTTATGGTGCAATACGCGCCGGGCGAAACCGGGCTGGCTATCACGCCCGAACAATTAGCCGACGTCGCCACTCGCTATCCACACGCGGTATTTAAAATTGAATGCAATCCGCCGGTGGATTACACACGCGAATTTTTACAACAGGCACCGCAGGCCTGCGTTCTCAACGGTTATGCAGGGCTTTATATGCTGCAAATGCTCGAGGCAGGAGGCAAAGGCGTGATGCCGGGTTGCTCCTTTAGTGAAATTTATGTGCAGATTTATCAACGCTGGCAGCAAGGGGAAAAAGCCGCCGCGCAGGAATTACATCAGCAACTATTGCCGTGGATCCAGCGCTGGATGACGCACTGCGAATACATCATTCAGGTGGAGAAAACGATCCTACAGCGCCGGGGGATCATCGCCAGTGATTACTGTCGCCACCCTGGTTGGTCACTGACAGAGCAAGATCGTCTGATGATCGACAGTTTCATTTCAACATTTGCTCTTTAA